The genomic DNA GACATATCTAAGTTTTATTATTATGCATTCTGGTTCTGTAACATCTGGTGGAAGGGGCTGTGTGTGAAGTCCAGATACTcaacagctgctctgcagacGCAAGAGTATCTCTCACTCTAATTTGCAAGATTAAAAGtgtaaagaaaaacacacaacaaaGCACTAAAAAGCTCACCTGCATGCTCAGAGGCGTGTGTTCCTGGTGTTATATGAACATCCaccttaaaaggagaaaaagagtcacaaaagaagaagagagaggacaAGCCAACAACACACCGGAAGCTCGGACTCAAATAAttaaacaaggaaaacaagacaattaaaaacacacacacacgttctTGTCAAAGCCAGTGATTGTatatagcaaaacaaaacaaagtctaaAATCTGGATTCCAGGCAAAAGCCTGCACTGCATGCTGCGCTCTGATCTGCTTTACGCCTCCTTCAGGCAGCTGCGTAAAACACAGGCCTCTAATCCCCATTCATAAAAGTGAGATTCTCACCCTTAAGGAGCTAGGGTGCCACAAAGAACTAAATGTCATTCCCCATCGTGCTCCTGTTTGCCTTTGACTCGACCTTCAGAGAGCAGGCATTCTGTATCCACTCTTTAGTTTAGTGCCTTCTGATTCTTGTAGTGTTTCCCTTCCCCCATAATATGAGGAGATGAAGAAAAGCTCTAGTTAGTTTTCACTTTAATTTGCTTTTCACTTAAAGTTAGTTgtcagttttttaaaaacacaccgCCTTCTTCTGCTTTCTGGACTGATTCTATTACTCACCTTAAATCTCTCAGGCAGAGATCTAATCAGTTTTACTTTTATGGACAGGCCAATTAATGTCGCCATGCTGCAGTGAGGAATCGTGGGTGTAAACTCCACTGCTACGGTACTTTCAGCGTCATTCACCTGTCGAAAAGCAAACACTCTCTATGTACAAAACTCACTGACCGTATCACaagccagcagcaggcactgcGTGTGAAACGCAGCTTGCAGCTCCGCTCTGCTGCTCATCGTTTTCCTCCTTGTCATTTTCATACGTTACGGTTGAGCGAAGCACAAGTCTACGCTAACTCTCCTTTCACGGCCACGGGAACACGGAAACTAAGCCGCGGCGTTTGGACAAGCCTGGCAGAGCACTCGCCTTGACGCGGACCTGCTCCACGACGTTCAGCTCCTCCAGGGTGAGCGGGTGCTCGGGGTCGTTGATGGAGCGGATGAGATGTGCCAGGCTGAGGAAAACGCGCTGCGGGCGGCTGCGCCaccggccgccgccccggccccccccacccccaaccccggcccggccctccctgcCCCGGCAGGATATCGAAGATCTCGCGGTCGTCGATGGAGTCGGGCAGCTCGTCGTCCTCCTCCCGCGCCGTCACCGGCCGCTCCCCCGAGCGGCGGTAGATGAGGGGGTTGGCGTTCTccagcggcgccgcgccgccgccgcccgggcccacCATggccgccggcagctctgcgccgCGAGGCGGGCGGCCCTTCCGGCGCGGCGCGCCGCCGGCGGAAGGAGCCCGGACGCGCTTCGGCGCCgcaccgcgcgcgcggggccgtTGGCGATTGGCCGTtggccgcggggggagggggcagaggaggaagctGAGGCGCCTGAGGTGCGGGTGGCGGTTCCCtctgcgggcgggcgggtggcggcCCTCCGTGACCTCCGCCGTTGTCGCTCGCCGCTTTTGTAGTAGGGATGCGCGTCGCGGGAGTCGGAGGTGAATttagaagtgggttttttttgccgcGGTTTTGTTCAGCTGTCGAGAGACAGAGGTAGCACCTCGTCTCTGGCCGTGGAAGTGGAGCGTTAAAGGGCGTATTGGTGAGCTGGGAGGCCGCGTGCAGTGACTTAAGTGTTGCCTGGCGTTAAACATAAGGTCTGAGGGGGGAAAGGGAATGACTTCGTTCCAGTCGGTGGCTCTCTAAAGTTTTTGTTTGAGCGCCTTTGCTGTTTACTTAGTGCTTGCGAAGACAGGTAAACTAAACAgcgttttaaatgcaaaatgttaTTGATTAAGGTGATTTCTTTTATCGTGTAGATAATTTGAAAAGTCAAGCTGTGTATAGTAGTAAATATGACAAACTGTTAAATAAACTGAAGTGATAAAGTGAATGTAATGATGCTTTATGTTTTGGCTTTATAGACCCCTTTATAATAGGGTTAAAGCTTTTACTCCTGCATAAACATCTTGTATGCAGTCATCTGGGTCATATGTTTGTTCCTCTTTGCAAAAAAATGATCCCCATAGGGTTTTTTGAGTAATTTGTTTTATTACTTTGTGCTTAAGTGACACATCTGTCCTACTGTATCAAGTCATCGTACATGTAAGCcactacattttattttttatgtaagaAAAACATTAATGTAGTCCTCAGGCTGAGTGAGGTAATTTCCCTTTTGgttaattagaaataaaaataatttgaaaggaaTTGAGATTTACTGCTTCGAAAGATTTAGTGTTTTGAAGGAAAGTCACATATTGTGGTTCTGTTGTTTAAAAGTACTTTACAGAAATTGCAGTTAATGCTGTTGTGCATGACGCCTGCATGGAGTCTGGTGAGAACGGTGCTGCCCCAGCAGATTCAGTATGCTGCTTGTTGCACTACACCACTGCAGACAGAAACAAATGCTGTTGCATGGGCTGAAAGTTGGACAGCGATGCGTTTTATAGCAGCTCTCCAGAGCTGGAAGGCACTTTTGTGAGCTAGAGGTGAGAGATACCGAGCCTGGGATCTGCTTTTAGGTTTTTTGAAAACCATATGTCACTTTTACAGATTATATGACGGAATACCAGGATCTTTTCAGTTAGCACTATGGTCTGTATACCAGGTTTTATTCCACCAACTAGCTGATCAGCTAGAATTCCTGCTACGTGATGAAATTTTGGGGTATAATATCCTCATAGTGAGGAGGAATTGGAAATAATATTTGTATACTACTTCAGAAATTGTTGCTTGTATAATGACTGTGAGGTGGGTTTATTCCTCCAGACAGCTTTGAATTCTTGTGATGTAGcagataaaaatattatttgccatTTGCTCTTGAGGACTTTTGCTGCAGAAGCTGCCAAAATCACCCCACTTAACCTGTTTCTGTAGAAGTTATAGATTGTTTTAGAGAGTCATCAGCAACTTTTGTTTGACAGAAGGAtgcaaatattaggaaaaaaatatgctacaATAAGCTTAtcctacaaaagaaaaattttggcaTTCTTTCCTGTGGGTTCCCTGTCAAAGAAGTCCTCCAAGAATTATGCCAAGAAGTTCCACAGGAACCTGGGTTTTCTGTGGTGATAACACAAACTATATCATGTAACTTTACCGTTATCAGTGTCTCATGGCTCGTCTCTTAGAGAAAGAGAGTCATAAGGAACAACAGATTCAGTACTAGGCACATTCACAAGTATTTCACCTCGCTCAAAATAACCTTGACATAGACCTGAGGTATTACCAAAGCTCTAGGTTGAAATTCCTAGGGGTTTGGTAGAGCTGCCTGTTATCTTTATTTAATGTGCTCCTATTTTTGGTACTGGATTCTATAAacttcctgcagagctgagggTGTATGTTACAGTAGGGGAAATCTTGATGTGTTGCATTCTCCTTGCAGACATTAAATGCGTTTTGATGGTGCTTCTTTGGCCTACTAGTAGCAGACGGAGAAAACATTCATTTAGGAACTCTCTGAGGGTTATGTGCAAAATCGGATGGAGTATGTGGAAATTAGAACCTGTGGATTTCCCAGTGTAATAGTTCTCTTACGTGCATCCTGTAGCTCACAGCTACTCTGCACCTACGTTCTGACAGCGATTTtggcaaagaagggaaaaagctgaGAGTCACATACTCAAAAGTGTTCACAGACCTGTCCTACACTAAAGCCAGAACAGGAGTGTAGGAATGTCCATGTGGTTCATGCATTCATGAACACTGGCAAATAAAACTGAACATATCTGTAGTGATTTACGTTGTTTTTTATACTCTTGATTCCTTTGATTTGATTTTGTCAACAGACAAATTACTGTCCTTGTATATGGAACCCATTAAGTCAATAGGATTTTTCAAAATACCTGCTTCCATCGTTTAGGTGAGGTGAGTCAAGACAAACTAGCAAGTAcaagaatgaactgaaatggtttTTCTTGACCAGTCTGTGCAGTTTATTTCTAATATAAGTATATCCAGAGATCACGTGAGCCActttttacaaaaatatactGATTTCTTATCAATTTGTTGTGTAGGGCATGAAAGCTCAAATCCAGAGGTGACTAGCAAAATATGCAGTTTCAAGGACGATAGAACAGCATAAAGGGAACAGATAGGATTGTGAATGTCTTCTTGGGGTACCTGCTGCAAAATCACCAGCTGGATTCTGGAGATTTCCTTCAGTGCAACCACCTGAACTGTGGAGCAGTTAGAGAGACTCCGTTTCGTACCTGCAAGCATAAGATAATTCTTTATAGTAGCTCTTATATTCTGTTTGCTAAATTGCAAAATCAATACATGCTTGCTTTACTGAGGTTATGTTAAAATGTGTAAGAGACTGAAGGAGTCCTAAAATCCCTCTGCTATTTGTCCTATGAATTCAGTTGTTtcatcctcttaaaaaaaaaagctcagaaatgatcaaaagttttaaaaatctattaataattttcatgattttttaatATGCAATGTAATAAATAAGTTTAATTATTCATGGATGATATTGGTATTTTTACTGGTGTGGTCCTTTTAAGTCCTAGTTATAGATTTGATTGTGTGAGGTACTGTATGAGCAAGATGGCCCTTGCTTCCAAGTGCTCACATAAAAGATAAATACAGCGTGTAGAGTATAGAAAGATACACAGCATCATTCAGAACAATAGCTGATAGTCTCCATACTGACAGACAAGTCAGTGTCAAGTCTTTTTGGAGAAAATATGACAAATAAGATATTAATTATAGTGATTTTACAAATTTTGATCAGCAGCCTTACCACCGCAGCCTGTGTTCCAAACACATAACAAATCCCATAAGGAATGGAGTAAAAAGTACGTGTTTGTAAGCTAGCATCGTGGTTTTGGAAGCAATGACAGTCTCTTGGTAGTGAATGAGAGATAATACATCAAGGATAGTCTTTGCAGTTGCCTTGAAAGTAAGGTAAAATAGTTTATTTGACGGCATAAGGAATGAGGGGACAGATGACGTTTTCCTCCAGTTCATGACTTCTCAGGCTCAATGAAAGGTTAAGACACTCTAGTCAGAAAAACAATATTTCTCACTGTAGCCTTAGGCAACATATTAAGTGGAAGGTGATCAACACAGCCTCTTGCATAACAATACTTTTATGTTTCAGTTGCTTCTGATCTCTCTTCAGAAATAGTGCAATAGTTTGGATATCGTTTGTGGGTCTAAAAGAGTTGTTTGTGCAGATTAAAAATTAGTTGATCTAACTTCCTGTGAGTGTTTTACATAGTCTTTGGTGTCCGTGAGCTAGGTTGTGAATAAAGAGTTGAGTGTACTAGTGTAAGGACAGATTCCTATAATTGTGTTATCAGTGCATATAGGTAAAGAGACTTTCTTATTCAAaaactttcttgtttgtttcaatAACAGATTTTCTAAATTTCAAAATAACTCAGTATTATGAAACAATGGGAAGTTAAAACAGCTGTTTTTAGATCACTTCAGAAGTTTACTGAGCTTCAGAAATGCGGTTCTGAGAAATCATGAggtaaaattcatattttaatgtaattttctttGATGTGGACTTTTCCATTATATCACTAAGGTGTCTACAAAACATGGCCTGGCAACAGACACTGAGAAGTATCTTAAAAATTCAGAGTCCTGTTTTGACAATTGCTGAAGATTAATGAAATGTTTGCACACCTGCTGATTCAAACAAGGTAGGCAAGCTATCTGTGAGCAAAAttcctatttattattattcctcCTTATCTCTACTTTCTTCTTTATATTAACTGAATATAATATTAAAATCAAGATTGCATTGGCATTAAGGTTTGCTTCTTAATCCATTCCTTTGTTATC from Struthio camelus isolate bStrCam1 chromosome 10, bStrCam1.hap1, whole genome shotgun sequence includes the following:
- the CIAO2B gene encoding cytosolic iron-sulfur assembly component 2B → MVGPGGGGAAPLENANPLIYRRSGERPVTAREEDDELPDSIDDREIFDLIRSINDPEHPLTLEELNVVEQVRVKVNDAESTVAVEFTPTIPHCSMATLIGLSIKVKLIRSLPERFKVDVHITPGTHASEHAVNKQLADKERVAAALENSHLLEVVNQCLSARS